TCCATATGTCGTCTTTGTAAGTTAGTGTTTAGTCATGTGCATTTTATCCAGTTCCCTTCTGTTTTGCTCTCCTGGTAATACCCTATTTATATTACCATCAGTCTCAATCACcatgaaattatttcttcatcAGTTGCTTACCATTTTGACCCTTGTGCTCATTACCAAAGTCCTTAAATAGCCAAACTGCCAAAAATCCTTTGTTTATAagtgtatttccttttttgttttaggtTTTGAGACCCAACTTAAAACTAATGAATCAGTCACTCCacaaaatatttatggagaaaaaACATCCAAGGAACAGAAAACAGTAAGATTCAAAAGGAATGATTCCTGGTCATCCATTTTGCACAAAAACTGGGAATACCATGCTATTGATTATCTGAACAAAAATCATGAGAGACATTTGAGGTGAGTGCCACTCATACAAGAGAAAGTAGTGTCTCAGGAGAGAATCATAAAAtgtcatgaaatttaaaaaacgtATTTAAAACTTGGTCAGAAATTGTGATTTCATAAAGAATTTTCACAAGGTATTTTTTCCCACAAATGAGACTAATATCTTCAATGTTTGACACTTAATTCAGTTGTAAGCAATTATCAGAAAAATCATCTAAGTCAAAAACTCAGTGATAATATTGGCTTTTGTAGAGCCCTCTATGAGAACTTTCAGTTTACAACTTGACAGGGCAGAAAACATATATAGTTACTAAAACTGGTAAAAGTATATTACTAATAatgtgccttttatttttaaaagaagtcatGTGGTCGAGAACATCTATGAATGCAATGAAGAAAATCAGTGTGGACAAACCTTCAGCCAAATTCCAAATCTTAATATACTCAAGAGAACTGAAGTAAAATCCTATGAATGCCATGAGTGTAAAAAGGCCTTCACAGATCATTCATCCCTTAAGAATCACATCAGGTCTCACACTGGAAGCAAACCCTAtcaatgtaaggaatgtgggaaagctttccaTTTTCTCGCTTGTTTTAAGAAACATGTGAAAACTCCCACTgaagagaaaccctatgaatgtaaagaatgtacCAAAGCCTTCAGTTGTTCTTCATTCTATCGGGCACATATGAAGATTCACACCGGAAAGACAAattatgaatgtaaagaatgtgggaaaacctTTAGCTGTTCTTCGTCCCTCACAGAACACAAAAGAATTCATAGTGGAGATAAGccttatgaatgtaaggaatgtgggaaggcctttagttGTTCCTCCTCACTCTCCAAACACAAAAGAATTCATAGTGGAGATAAGCCATATGAATGTAAggagtgtgggaaggcctttagttCTTCCTCTCATCTTATAATACATataagaattcatactggagagaagcctTATGAATGTAAagagtgtgggaaggccttcagcgAGTCCTCAAAACTCACTGTACATGTCCGAAcacatacaggagagaaaccctacaaatgtaaggaatgtgggaaagcctacAACTGTCCCTCCTCATTAAGTATCCATATGAGAAaacacactggagagaaaccctacgaATGTCTGGAGTGTGGAAAAGCCTTTTATCTCCCTACTTCCCTTAATACGCATGTGAAAAATCAAAGTagagagaaaccctatgagtgTAAGGAATGTGGAAAAGCATTTAGTTGTCCTTCATCCTTTAGAGCACATGTGAAAGATCACACTGGAAAGATACaatatgaatgtaaggaatgtgggaaggcctttagtcGTTCCTCATCCCTCACTGAA
The Equus caballus isolate H_3958 breed thoroughbred chromosome 7, TB-T2T, whole genome shotgun sequence genome window above contains:
- the ZNF699 gene encoding zinc finger protein 699 isoform X3; this encodes MEEERTAAESRKNMDSVVFEDVAVDFTQEEWDLLNLAQRNLYRDVMLENLQNLASLGYPLHTPCLISHWKQEEDLERVKRGPIQGEHQEGFETQLKTNESVTPQNIYGEKTSKEQKTVRFKRNDSWSSILHKNWEYHAIDYLNKNHERHLRSHVVENIYECNEENQCGQTFSQIPNLNILKRTEVKSYECHECKKAFTDHSSLKNHIRSHTGSKPYQCKECGKAFHFLACFKKHVKTPTEEKPYECKECTKAFSCSSFYRAHMKIHTGKTNYECKECGKTFSCSSSLTEHKRIHSGDKPYECKECGKAFSCSSSLSKHKRIHSGDKPYECKECGKAFSSSSHLIIHIRIHTGEKPYECKECGKAFSESSKLTVHVRTHTGEKPYKCKECGKAYNCPSSLSIHMRKHTGEKPYECLECGKAFYLPTSLNTHVKNQSREKPYECKECGKAFSCPSSFRAHVKDHTGKIQYECKECGKAFSRSSSLTEHLRTHSGEKPYECKECGKAFISSSHLTVHIRTHTGEKPYECKKCGKAFIYPSALRIHMRTHTGEKPYECKECGKAFRHSSYLTVHARMHTGEKPFECLECGKAFSCPSSFRRHVRSHTGEKPYECKECGKAFVCPAYFRRHLKTHSRENM
- the ZNF699 gene encoding zinc finger protein 699 isoform X1 gives rise to the protein MRVHVCVCFLRGLVTRNGCAALSRLMSVGIVGRRGFSCLLSAPALTSQYPAFVHEGTMEEERTAAESRKNMDSVVFEDVAVDFTQEEWDLLNLAQRNLYRDVMLENLQNLASLGYPLHTPCLISHWKQEEDLERVKRGPIQGEHQEGFETQLKTNESVTPQNIYGEKTSKEQKTVRFKRNDSWSSILHKNWEYHAIDYLNKNHERHLRSHVVENIYECNEENQCGQTFSQIPNLNILKRTEVKSYECHECKKAFTDHSSLKNHIRSHTGSKPYQCKECGKAFHFLACFKKHVKTPTEEKPYECKECTKAFSCSSFYRAHMKIHTGKTNYECKECGKTFSCSSSLTEHKRIHSGDKPYECKECGKAFSCSSSLSKHKRIHSGDKPYECKECGKAFSSSSHLIIHIRIHTGEKPYECKECGKAFSESSKLTVHVRTHTGEKPYKCKECGKAYNCPSSLSIHMRKHTGEKPYECLECGKAFYLPTSLNTHVKNQSREKPYECKECGKAFSCPSSFRAHVKDHTGKIQYECKECGKAFSRSSSLTEHLRTHSGEKPYECKECGKAFISSSHLTVHIRTHTGEKPYECKKCGKAFIYPSALRIHMRTHTGEKPYECKECGKAFRHSSYLTVHARMHTGEKPFECLECGKAFSCPSSFRRHVRSHTGEKPYECKECGKAFVCPAYFRRHLKTHSRENM
- the ZNF699 gene encoding zinc finger protein 699 isoform X4, with the protein product MEEERTAAESRKNMDSVVFEDVAVDFTQEEWDLLNLAQRNLYRDVMLENLQNLASLGYPLHTPCLISHWKQEEDLERVKRGPIQGEHQEGFETQLKTNESVTPQNIYGEKTSKEQKTVRFKRNDSWSSILHKNWEYHAIDYLNKNHERHLSHVVENIYECNEENQCGQTFSQIPNLNILKRTEVKSYECHECKKAFTDHSSLKNHIRSHTGSKPYQCKECGKAFHFLACFKKHVKTPTEEKPYECKECTKAFSCSSFYRAHMKIHTGKTNYECKECGKTFSCSSSLTEHKRIHSGDKPYECKECGKAFSCSSSLSKHKRIHSGDKPYECKECGKAFSSSSHLIIHIRIHTGEKPYECKECGKAFSESSKLTVHVRTHTGEKPYKCKECGKAYNCPSSLSIHMRKHTGEKPYECLECGKAFYLPTSLNTHVKNQSREKPYECKECGKAFSCPSSFRAHVKDHTGKIQYECKECGKAFSRSSSLTEHLRTHSGEKPYECKECGKAFISSSHLTVHIRTHTGEKPYECKKCGKAFIYPSALRIHMRTHTGEKPYECKECGKAFRHSSYLTVHARMHTGEKPFECLECGKAFSCPSSFRRHVRSHTGEKPYECKECGKAFVCPAYFRRHLKTHSRENM
- the ZNF699 gene encoding zinc finger protein 699 isoform X2 — protein: MRVHVCVCFLRGLVTRNGCAALSRLMSVGIVGRRGFSCLLSAPALTSQYPAFVHEGTMEEERTAAESRKNMDSVVFEDVAVDFTQEEWDLLNLAQRNLYRDVMLENLQNLASLGYPLHTPCLISHWKQEEDLERVKRGPIQGEHQEGFETQLKTNESVTPQNIYGEKTSKEQKTVRFKRNDSWSSILHKNWEYHAIDYLNKNHERHLSHVVENIYECNEENQCGQTFSQIPNLNILKRTEVKSYECHECKKAFTDHSSLKNHIRSHTGSKPYQCKECGKAFHFLACFKKHVKTPTEEKPYECKECTKAFSCSSFYRAHMKIHTGKTNYECKECGKTFSCSSSLTEHKRIHSGDKPYECKECGKAFSCSSSLSKHKRIHSGDKPYECKECGKAFSSSSHLIIHIRIHTGEKPYECKECGKAFSESSKLTVHVRTHTGEKPYKCKECGKAYNCPSSLSIHMRKHTGEKPYECLECGKAFYLPTSLNTHVKNQSREKPYECKECGKAFSCPSSFRAHVKDHTGKIQYECKECGKAFSRSSSLTEHLRTHSGEKPYECKECGKAFISSSHLTVHIRTHTGEKPYECKKCGKAFIYPSALRIHMRTHTGEKPYECKECGKAFRHSSYLTVHARMHTGEKPFECLECGKAFSCPSSFRRHVRSHTGEKPYECKECGKAFVCPAYFRRHLKTHSRENM